Genomic DNA from Rhodothermales bacterium:
CGACTCCGCCACCGAGTGGGTTTCCGCCGCGTATCACCCGCAGCCGCCGTATGTCACGGAGCGGATGGCATCGAGCATCTGGCCTGTTTTTGAGGAGGAAGGGAAGATCTGGGCGGTGATGCCCGAACTGAACGAAAGCGCGCTGTCCACCGATGCCCACCAGATGCTGAAGGATCGCGGCGCCGCCCTCGCCATCCCCATCGGGGAAGCAGGCCGGCTCGAGGGGCTCCTGCTGATCGGCGGCCGCGCGCGCCGGCGCTCGGTGTTCAACCTGGAGGATCTCGAATTGCTCAGGGGCCTGAGCGGTCAGCTGGCGCTGGCGATCGAGCGCCTGCTGCTCGTCGAGCGGGAAAAAACCCTCATCCGCGTCAGCGCCGAGGCCGAACTCAAGGCGCTGCGCGCCCAGATCAATCCACACTTCCTCTTCAACGCGCTCAACACGATCATCGCCCTGATCGAGGAGCGTCCGGAGGAGGCGGAGGCTACCGTCCAGCATCTGGCCTCGATCTTCCGGCACATCCTCAACACGAGCAGCCGTCCGTACGTGACGCTCGACGAGGAGCGGCGGCTCGTCAACCACTACCTCAGCATCGAAAAAGCCCGCTTCGGCGATCAGCTGGACGTGCACATCGACATCCCCCCCCAGTACGGCATGCATCCGGTGCCGGCGTTTGCGCTCCAGACCATCGTGGAGAACGCCGTCAAGCACGGCCTCGAAAAGAAGCGCGGCGTGGGGTACCTGCGCATCGCCGGCCGGCAGTTCGGGACCGACGGCGTCGAACTCGTCATCAGCGACACGGGGGTGGGAATCGAGGACCTCTTCGATGCGACCGAGGAGGTGTCCCGGGCCGCCTTCTTCGGCATCGGACTGCAAAACATCGCCACGAGGCTCGAAAAGCTGTACGGGGAAACGGACCTGCTCCAGATTCGTAGCAAACCAGACTCCGGCACCCACGTCACGCTGCGGTTGCCCCGCCCCCGCGCGGCCGTCGATGCGGATGCCTTGTTTCCCGCCGCGGCGTCGCCCTGACGCTCCTGTTTCCGTTGACTCTTTCGAATGCCCATGCTGCGCACCCTCATTGTTGACGACGAGCCGCCGGCCCGGAAGCGCCTTCGCACCATGCTGTCCAGCCTGGCCCAGGAGGGTCGGCTCGAGATCGTGGCCGAGGCCGGCGACGGCGTCGAGGCCCTCGAGGTGATCCAGAACCAGCCGATCGACCTGCTTTTCCTCGATATCCGGATGCCGGAGCTCGACGGCTTCGCGGTGCTGGAACGCATCCCGAAGGACGCTATGCCGGTCGTGGTGTTCACCACGGCCTACGACCACTACGCCCTCAGGGCATTCGAGGCGAACGCGATCGACTATCTGCTCAAGCCCATCGAACGGGGCCGGCTCGAGGAGTCGGTGGCCCGCGCCGAGCGCGCGACCGGCACGCACGAGGAGCGCCAGGAGAACGACGACCGGCTGGGGAAGCTGCTGGACTGGCTCGAGACGCAGAGCACCCGCGGCGGCGATGCAGCCGCGGCGCCGGCCAGCGCGTCTCCGTTCATGCGCCAGATCTCCATCCCCTATCGGGACCGCATCCTCGTCATCCCCATCGAGCGGCTCGCTTCGGCGGAGATCAACGAGGGGATCACCCGGCTCTATATCCTCGCCGAGCCCACGGATCCCGCGAAGAACCGCATCAGGCAGCACATCGTCAATTACACGCTCGAGCAGCTGGAGGAGCATCTCGATCCGGATACCTTCATGCGCGTGC
This window encodes:
- a CDS encoding LytTR family DNA-binding domain-containing protein, whose translation is MLRTLIVDDEPPARKRLRTMLSSLAQEGRLEIVAEAGDGVEALEVIQNQPIDLLFLDIRMPELDGFAVLERIPKDAMPVVVFTTAYDHYALRAFEANAIDYLLKPIERGRLEESVARAERATGTHEERQENDDRLGKLLDWLETQSTRGGDAAAAPASASPFMRQISIPYRDRILVIPIERLASAEINEGITRLYILAEPTDPAKNRIRQHIVNYTLEQLEEHLDPDTFMRVHRSAIVHIDHIKEMIPWFSGRYKLILSGGHEVIASRERSKVLKDRLMVDLKK